AGCCAGGACTCCGGGACATTTGGTCTCAAGTggttacatatttaaatattcgAGCAACCaatccataataataataatccaagcAGCCAACTGGAGTCAAGTTAATAATAATGACATCTGCTACTGATTATGAATCAGGCAGTATACTTCAGTGCTTTCTGACCCTCACCACCAGTCCTCAGGACACCCATGCAATGTGGTTATCATTAGTCTTATTTTATGAATATGGAAGCTGAAGTCATACATATTCAAGCAAGGCTCCAGGCCCTGAACCAAGTGACTCTAATTCCAAAGCCGGTATTCCTGTAGTACACTTTTCAAAGTTCCTCTAAGTTCCCCTGTATCTTGACCTGAGGAAATTACAGCGGCATGGGTGCTTTGAGGTAATCATTAAAGGATTTTGTAAACTTTGGAAGTAGGACCAGGCTCACAGTAACTAGGAGATTGAGTACCCTAAGAGTTCTGGCCCCAGAATTTCATAGAAATACGGTGTTTAGAAGAAAGAGTCATCTGCTAAATTCTCTAAACCTAAAATTAAGACTTAGCTGCTATATATCCAAactgaccaattttttttttattaccttcCAAGATTCAGCTTTTGGCACTTTATCATCCAATCAAGTTTCATGGAGACTGGATTAGGACCATAAGACTTATTCAGATATTAAGCCTCACATGAtacattattttttgtaaaaaattttttagattaATATGCTACAAAGTTTTGCCAAGCCCTTAAGAGGGAGTTTATCAATTCAGCGCTTTTGTGTTTATGCTGTCACCACCCATGTTtgaactcattttcttttgttcataagtaaacaagtttttgtttgaaagtTGAGACTAAGAATACCTGTCCTTGTCCACACCTGTTTAACTTTGTCTTATAGTGCCAGCAAACATACTGGAGTTCTTCAGCATTACTGCTAAAGCAATGGTGCTTACTCACAAGCCAAATCAACTGGCAATGCTTTCTCCTGGTGGATTTAATTTGGCTAATGAGTTATAGTAAAAAATTCTAATTACAAATTCTGAATTtgacataatatatattaaattggaTGTACATTTACTATATTATATTGAGAGAGAGAtttgtggaaaaaatatatacttatttttgaaaagaaactttTGTTTATATCTGAAAAATAAACTCTTAACAAATTTCATCTCTGGGTTGTTAAGAGTCCAGGTTCTGGATTTCATAGCTTGAACAGCTTTGTCTGAAGACTTAGAAAACCTGCTTCACTGGATCACTTAACAAGAGTAAAATATCTTTTGTGTAAAGTTTTCTTGGAGGTGATGGTGTACAAGTATGCTGACCACCTATTGTCAAAAATAACATCTATACTGGACATTCTTCTATAAAATAGTAGATCCAGAAGCTTCTGGTGCCATTGCAACTTATATTAAGAAGTAATGGTCTGTAGTGGTTAAACAGGTACTCAAGAAGACCTAGGTACTTGCCCAAGTAAATGGAAACCTTCTGGCATTTGAGAGCCGGTATGCAGGCTGGATTTCAATTTCTCTTGAGCCCCTGCACTGTATTACATTGGTGCCATAAACAAACTGTACAACCATAGGAGACAACTCTGTGGTTAATGTGATTTGGAGTCAGATGATGATTTCTCTATGTGCAGACACAGAAAGTTTTACTTAACTTTCTATACCTAAAATACTTAGAAACCATAGTCATCCATATTGATATTTTATATCCTCTCAACTTCTCTTGCCCAAACTTGACCTACAGTTGCAATTATTTTACATTCCCTTGgctctattttcatttatatttaattccAGAAACCACATCAAGTCCTTGCAGAATGAAGTAGAGTATAAAGAAGTAGAGATGTACACATGCATCTCTAAAATCAGCCGTGCCTAGGCAAAGCAGCCTGTGATTAAACACACAATACATTTTTCGTGATTGTGTTGAAGTGAGGTAACCTAACCTGTTTTTATATCCTTCAAAATAAGGTGGATAGGAATGCTTTCAGCCCTTTTCAATAGCTTTGATTATCCTGTTTTTGTTAGATCCCTCCTCTTGGTTTGATCATAGTAGTTACTGTACTTCTTCTTATAAGTTGGTCTGCAAAGGGTAGGGCTTGCAGAACATTGGAAAGTTGTGACGGCTGTGAGTCATATTGCTGAAGGCGGAACTTTCGAGCCAGACTATCTACGTGAAGGCATAAGATGCTGTTATTTACAACAGAGTGAACTGAGCATCAGTCAGAAAAAGTCTATGTTTGCAGAAATACAGATCCAAGACAAAGACAGGATGGGCACTGCTGGAAAAGTAAGTGGAACATTTCTGTCCCCTCGTCATCATTACCTAACGATGTGAGGCTGATACTTAGAACTTTGAATCCATTAAATTTATTAAACACTTGGAGATATTCCTTGAGGAATGAAACACTTCGTGAGCAGGCATACAGTGAGGGAAACACTGGGTACGGTGTTTCAGAGAATGTCAGTGGAAGCAGGGGTAAGTTGGAAATAGCATATCCAATGTCAGCAAGACATTGGAGGAAAATAGAGAAATTGATTTATGTTGGCATTATTCATAATTTGATTTCAGGATAACTGGGCAATTGCTCCAGGAAGCAAAATGTTTCCACAAGGACACTTCAATCGTCTCAGTAGCATGTGCTGCACTCACTGCAGTGTTCCATGGGAGACCAGGGTCTCATGCCCAGATGTTGGAAGAAACGTTCCTGCCATTAAGAATGGAAAATGCTAATTCCGGGATGCAAAATGGACAAGAAAGTGTCATGATTTTTAGGTTTCTTACGAAtgtaatttttatcaaaatatatatttaaaaattctttaaaatcaaGACTACATTGTTGGTAaagtatgtttattgttttaaaaacaacagAGTTAGCAAAGTTGGTATTAACTTTAGAAacagctttgctttgtttttttttatttgaaagtagGTCAGTACAGTTCCTTGCTTTAAATGGGTACATAATTGCTTAAAGgactaaatgtttttgtttgttttgttttagcttgAACAATTTTGCATTTAGCTTGCTTAAggttttggaaaaataaagatgacaTGAGAAGTCTGGGTAATGTGAGAAGTTAGGAGACTCTATGATGTTAGAATTTGAAATAAGTTTTACTAGAATTGAATAGAACTGGAATAAAACCATCCTAATTTGGGCCAGAAATCCAGCAAAACTAGATTACTTCGGAAGTTAATTTTGCACTATAGAAGCTAGCAACTCTACCCATGGAAATTAATGAATCTTAGAACTGAAAGGAATCTTAAAAATTTGCAACTTTAACCACCCAACAGATGCTTCAGGTCTGGTTACACTATTTCTAGAAAGTCAATATTCATCCACTGTAAGAACATTTCTAATGATGGAGAAGGTAGCCTCAAAGCAGCACTTTCCAATTAATAATACagtgtataatatataaagagtATAAAAGCTATACGATTTTGATATATGGTCATGCAATAGTGTGGTTTGCATAAGGATTATATATTTCCCAAGTTTCTGTAGTGTTCCAGTGTAGCTCATGAAAGGAGTTTCCCTTTACATTGGGAttgattttttctctttataataaatgttttctttttcattaaaaaagtaaaagataactgtattagtttcccagggcttccataacaaagtgtcacagactgggtggcttaaacagcagaaatttgttttcttgtaCATCTGAAGGCTACAATTCTGAGATTAAGGTGTcatcagggttggtttcttctgaggcctgtgtccttggcttgtggatgaCCCTCTTCTCCGTGTCTTCACATGATCTTCCCTTTTCCTAATCTCCCCTTCTAATAAAGACACCAGCCATACTGGATTAGGTTCCACCCTGATTaccacattttaaattaattacctcttgaaagaccccatctccaaatacagtcaccttctgaggtactgggggttaggacttcaatgtatgaatttggaGGGAGACACAATTCATCCCATACCAATGATTATTCTAGAAAATTTGGAAGGTCagaaaatatgaaggaaaaaaaatcaatcataatATCACATCCCCAAACtaccatttttgtgtgtgtgtttccttctatttttccATCCATAGTTTATGAAGCTGTACTCAtacaatatacaaatattttatcctatttttccaacttaaacatttttcaatttattacaatttataaacctttttaaatgtctaatttctgcatttaacacaatttatttcttcattcctctattattgtttatgtattttcctctataaatagtgctgtgatgacatCTACTATATAGAGAGATTTTTCTAAAATTGGTATTTCCTCGAGGTAgcctttaaaaatggaattacaggGTAAACATGTCACAACATCCTTAAATATCTTGATGTACCATGCAAATTACTTTCTAAAGGGTTGACATAGGTAAGATGGCCCATTTTACCATTTCTCTGATAATACTGTGTATTCTCATTAAGTTCTCATTAAGTAAAAAGTCATTATCagagcatggtggcttgtgcctgtagtcccagctaactggggaggctgagatgggaagatcacttgagcccaggagctacaGTACAATCTAGGCAACAAAGCGTGAtattgtcttaaaaaaattttttttaattcattatagACTTGATAGGCAGAGAAttgtatctcatttttatttttttaaaaaggtgtttttatgagtgagaacaaacaTGTCACAATCTATTCATTAATCTGTTGCAGTTTTTTCCACGGGTCCTTTGCCTGCCATGTATCTCCCAGGGTGTAAGTGTGGTATGTGGAAGTGGGAAGGAGTGTTAGGAGTGAAGTTGTTAACGCTTCCTCTGTAAATTTGAGTAAGCATTGTATTTATCAAATGTGATAACTTTTATCTACTTTGCTTTAATAGTTTCCCTCAGTACTATTTTCTGTCAATGTGGAAAATTTACTATTTCTCAACACACAAAATTTTAATTCTTAGAAGCTGTTTCCTGTatgactttttttaacttttattttaggttcaggggcacatgtgcaggtttgctacatgggcAAATTGTGTATcatggggtttggtgtacaaattattttgtcacccagataatAAGCATGGTACCTAATTGGTGGTTTTTTGATCTTTACCCTccctccaccttccaccctcaaatGGGCCCTGGTGTGcattgttcttttctttgtgtcCGTAGGTGCTcaatatttagcttccacttagaagtgagaacatgtagtatttagttttctgtttctgcattcgtttgctcaggataatggcctccagctccatccatgtccctgcaaaggatttgatcttatttttttacagctgcatagtattctgtggtaaatatataccacgttttctttatccagtctagcattaatgggcacttaggttgattccatgtctttgctattgtgaatagtgcttccgTGAACATAcgcttgcatgtgtctttatggtaggacgatttatattcctttgggtatatacccaataacgggattgctgggtcaaatgttaatcctgttttaagttctttgagaaatggccagactgctttccacaatggctgaactaattaaccttcccaccagcagtgcataaaTATTCCCTTTTCGCTCCAACCTCACCagtttatttcctgactttttaacaatagtcATTCCGACTGGTATGAGAtagtacctcactgtggttttgatttgcatttctctaatgattagtgatgttgagtattttttcatatgcttgttggccatatgtatgttttgttttgaaacatgtctattcatatcctttgcccacttttttatggcattgtttgttttttgcttattattttgtttaagttccttatagatgccgGATATTAGACCTTCGTTAGATGCATAgttcgcaaatattttctccaattctgtaggttgtctgtgtactctgttgatagtttctcttgctgtgcagaagccctttagttaaATTAGGCcccttttgtcaatttttgttttcgttgcaattgcttttggcatctttgtcattaAGCCTTTACCAGGTCCTATGTTCAGAATCGTATtccctaggttatcttccagggtttgtttttagagttttgggttttagatttaagccacattttaagttaatttttatatatgatataaggAAGTGGTCtagcttcagtcttctgcatatggctagccagttatcccagcaccatttattaagtagggcaTTCTTTCCCCATGGCTTgtcctttgttatttttttctatcactCTTAAGCATAAAAGTTACTCCATACTCAGTATGATTGATATTTACATCTTCACTGATTGATAAAATagtttgactttaaaaataaatcttgggccaggcacagtggctcacacctgtaatcccagctgtttgggaagccgaggctggcagataacaaggtcaggagatcgagactatcctggccaacatggtgaaaccctgtctctactgaaatacaaaaacatattagctgggtgtggtggcacatgcctgtagtctcagctactcgggaggctgaggcaggggactcactgaacctgggaggcagaggttgcagggagcccagatggcgccactgcactccagcctagcaacagagcaagattgggtctaaaaaaaaaaataaaaaaataaaaatcttaacaaTGAATCCAGCTTGAATTTGTTTGGGAATGTGGCGTGAGATTTCTAACTTCAGCATCGGGCCATATTACACTGTAACCCGTAACATTTTCATTAGTAAGGCAGAGGGTAAATATTAAATTGAGCTACTGAAGGCTTTCAGCCACCCATCTGTTACAAGTGTatcatttttcacatttaatcTTTTTACAAAAGAGTCACTTAAGAATCCATAAGAGCTCTCTAGGACTGTTGTGTTTGTTGACAAGATGAAGGTAACTTATTTTGCATCTgaacaaattaattaaaatattttttaggagTCCTAGACAGATTTGGAGGTAGGAAGGGGGAAACAgtttatctgtgtgtgtctgtctctctgtcataATTCAATAATCTTAGCAAAACCATTTAATTGAATAACTACAGCAAAACCAGTTGAACAACTGGACACCAGTCACTGGTATCTCCACACCTAGTTTCCACTGCTATAAGATGACAAGCTTTAACCTGCCTATCAAGCCCTACCAGGTGCAAGAACTGGGCTAGGTGCAAAAGGGATGCAGAGATGCAGACACAAATTCAATCATCCAGGAACTCACAGTCATAATCTATATGCTTCATGATGTTCATGGTTCCCTTCATCCTTACCATGCTAATAGCCTAATTTCTTCACCATTGCTATATGATTATATGCAGCTATTAAATACTGGTTTAAATTCTTACAGACAAGTCAGcagcattttctgttttattaatttgtcTCTTGTGAATAAGCGATACACACAGGACAATTTTGTTAATCTATTAGATTTGAAATTGTAACAAAATGACCTATTTTTGGGTGGGGGTATTATATGAAcagcaaacaaaaatcaataagtTGGGAAAAGTACCTCAGGTCTAGTCCAGCTCTGCATCTCATGTGCTAGGTGACCATGGATCCATCATTTAGTCACTCTGGGCTGCATTTCTCATACCTTAAGCAAAGGCACACACAAGATGATTTATAAGGCTTATAATACTAGTGTTTGATGAAAATCATTCTGGAAAACTTAGAATATTATATATGCTCTTCTGTTCATATTTATACTATTCAGGGAGTCtgtatttaaaggcataattcgGACCCATTATAACACTTGCCTATTTCTTAGGTTATTAAATGCAAAGCAGCTGTGCTTTGGGAGCAGAAGCAACCCTTCTCCATTGAGGAAATAGAAGTTGCCCCACCAAAGACTAAAGAAGTTCGCATTAAGGTAAGCGTGAGCCCTGGAGAACTTAAGCGAAAAGCATTATCAAACTTATATTGAATATAGCAGTGTTGTGAGGCTGGATTCTTAAATAAGGAGACGCTTCTCATGTTTGGAGTATTAATTCCTTTACTGGCTCTTGTATATTGTTAAGGATCTGGTTGTACTCGATGTGAAATTAATGAGTtcattatccttttaaaaaacaacagtGCTAACATGCTTTATTATACCTTTgatttgttgaatttttattcATATAGTGTCTAATTAAAAATGGTTAATAATCATAGCTAAAGACTTCTTTTAaaatcttctgggagtcagaTTGTTTTGAGGTTACTTTTCACAAAGAATGAGGAACTCACTTGTGCCTGGAGAAATGACAACTTTGTGGAacgttttcctccctttctttggACAGAGCTTAACCTTGGCTTTGGACACCAGTTGTTGAGTAGGCATTGCTACCAATCTTTCTTTGACCCTCTTACTGTTACCTGAGCACAACAGTAGCAGTAAGATTTTGCTCTTTGCTTACCTTCTTGCATGCCATTTCCTCTATTCTTTGTTAAGAGAGCCCAATAAGGGCCTAGCTATAAAAATCTACTTTGGGGCCATCACATGGTAACATCTGCATTCTGGTTCCCTCACAAGAGCACCAGTTTACTACAGACAGGCACCAAGATTCAACCTAGGGTATAAGGGAGCAATATAAGTTCCGTCAGAGAGGGATCTTGTCTGATGGTTGATTTTTGGCTCAGAATCGTCTAAGAGTAAATGTTGTTATATTAGGCAAAGATATTGATTAAACAATTATAATTTCTTCAAGAAGTTAAATATTCTCCCAACAGTGAAATGATCAGTTTGTTGATTGGTGCAATGTTTTTGTCTTTGAACACAGATTTTGGCCACAGGAATCTGTCGCACAGATGACCATGTGATAAAAGGAACAATGGTGTCTAAGTTTCCAGTGATTCTGGGACATGAGGCAACTGGGATTGTAGAGAGCATTGGAGAAGGAGTGACTACAGTGAAACCAGGTATATGCAGGTGTCAAACCACAAGTTCGAAATAATTAGGCTTTGATTAGCCTATCAAAGGAAATAGCACACACTAGGAATCATTAGAGGGATCCTTAACACAATTCAGGGAATTAAAAGGATACAAGAATGGATTTTACTGAGTAATGTTTAATTTGGCAAAACCTCAGCCTTTAGAAGGCAAACCTTACGGTGTTTATAAACCTTAGAATATCTTTTTATAAGTTTTACCTATAGTATGGGCTCAATTCACATttgttaatttcatattttaacattaatgaaCAGCATCTTATATCATGATTTTTTTCCCTGTAGGTGACAAAGTCATCCCTCTCTTTCTGCCACAATGTAGAGAATGCAATGCTTGTCGCAACCCAGATGGCAACCTTTGTATTAGGAGCGAGTAGGtttcagtcatttttattttaatgttatttaaatttttcctatGCTAATTTTTGAATTGAATTAATTAATACGTGTATTTGATGTATCAAATAGTATTACTGGTTGTGGAGTACTGTCTGATGGCACCACCAGATTTACATGCAAGGGCAAACCAGTCCATCACTTCATGAACACCAGTACATTTACTGAGTACACAGTGGTGGATGAATCTTCTGTTGCTAAGATTGATGATGCAGCTCCTCCTGAGAAAGTCTGTTTaattggctgtgggttttccACTGGATATGGGGCTGCTGTTAAAACTGGCAAGGTAAGAAACAGGGTAGGCTAgttaatttgtttcttctttccttttcttaaatgATTTCCTTGGAATCTTGAAGGGtatggaaaaaaacatttttaaaaatatattgcatattcAGGCTGCCAAGCAGCACAATGCCAAatcaactaaaagaaaaataaaaaattcagattagaaattttcttttttttacatttgagaATATTTATTGACTATATTTCCAAACTGCATCATTTCTCCATCTTTAAAATATACCCCTTCCCCATCTGTTAAGTTTGTTAAGATAGAATGATCTCAGTATTTCAGTTACAGCAGAGGCTTTTTGTCAGCAGAGCTTTTACTCCTAGTTTCTTGTCAGCTAAGTAAGATTTATTGTATAACTACAAAATAGAGTAGTAAGTACATTACCAGCTTCTCAGAAAAAGTACAGTTATGTCAAATCACCTGTTATAGATAAtataaagagcaataaaatcatTAATCATTTGGATTACCACCTATAatgcatatcagaaataaaatacagtagtATTTGTTGCCTATTATCAGTAATGCTGTTACTGTTCACCAAAACTGATTTCTCAATATACACTTTTCCATCAACTGTGATAGTAGATAGGATCCCCGGAATTTTAAATTAATCACATGAAATTTTGCAAGGAAATTGGAGTTCAAGGAATTAAGAATCTTTGACCTAATacagtattaaaagaaaaaatgtttatcaagaaatacaattgaaaatgaaatttctagatttaatttttgtttcttccacATCTCCTTCAGActcaaatttctaaaatttatatttgtatctaaatttatttacaaatgacTCAGTtatgatttctttatttcttctattaaaaaatgggatatatgtgcagaacgtgcaggtttgttacacaggtatacatgtgccatggtggtttgctgcatctattgatTCGTCCTCTaatttccctcccctcaccccccacctcctaacaggccctgatgtgtgttgttcccctccctgtgtccatgtgttctcattgttcaactcccacttatgagtgagaacatgtggtgtttggttttctgttcttgcgttagtttgctgagaatgatggcttccagcttcatccatgtccctgcaaaggacatgatctcatttctttttatggctgcataatattccatggtgtatatgtactacattttctttatccagtatatcattg
The nucleotide sequence above comes from Symphalangus syndactylus isolate Jambi chromosome 10, NHGRI_mSymSyn1-v2.1_pri, whole genome shotgun sequence. Encoded proteins:
- the ADH7 gene encoding all-trans-retinol dehydrogenase [NAD(+)] ADH7 isoform X2, with product MFAEIQIQDKDRMGTAGKVIKCKAAVLWEQKQPFSIEEIEVAPPKTKEVRIKILATGICRTDDHVIKGTMVSKFPVILGHEATGIVESIGEGVTTVKPGDKVIPLFLPQCRECNACRNPDGNLCIRSDITGCGVLSDGTTRFTCKGKPVHHFMNTSTFTEYTVVDESSVAKIDDAAPPEKVCLIGCGFSTGYGAAVKTGKVKPGSTCVIFGLGGVGLSVIMGCKSAGASRIIGIDLNKDKFEKAMAVGATECISPKDSTKPISEVLSEMTGNNVGYTFEVIGRLETMIDALASCHMNYGTSVVVGAPPSAKMLTYDPMLLFTGRTWKGCVFGGLKSRDDVPKLVTEFLAKKFDLDQLITHVLPFKKISEGFELLNSGQSIRTVLTF
- the ADH7 gene encoding all-trans-retinol dehydrogenase [NAD(+)] ADH7 isoform X1, which gives rise to MKHFVSRHTVRETLGTVFQRMSVEAGVIKCKAAVLWEQKQPFSIEEIEVAPPKTKEVRIKILATGICRTDDHVIKGTMVSKFPVILGHEATGIVESIGEGVTTVKPGDKVIPLFLPQCRECNACRNPDGNLCIRSDITGCGVLSDGTTRFTCKGKPVHHFMNTSTFTEYTVVDESSVAKIDDAAPPEKVCLIGCGFSTGYGAAVKTGKVKPGSTCVIFGLGGVGLSVIMGCKSAGASRIIGIDLNKDKFEKAMAVGATECISPKDSTKPISEVLSEMTGNNVGYTFEVIGRLETMIDALASCHMNYGTSVVVGAPPSAKMLTYDPMLLFTGRTWKGCVFGGLKSRDDVPKLVTEFLAKKFDLDQLITHVLPFKKISEGFELLNSGQSIRTVLTF